A window of the Microbacterium sp. LWH13-1.2 genome harbors these coding sequences:
- a CDS encoding DUF445 family protein encodes MPRTPMALLSPADQVRLRALRRMKAVALGALIFMAVVFVIAFAFQERQPWLGYVRAAAEGGMVGALADWFAVTALFRRPLGLPIPHTAIIPNRKDEIGRTLGEFVETNFLEASVVRTKLASTAIAKRAGEWLRAPAHAERVGAEGATIATAVLNALSDDDVRDLITDLAREHLVSPEWGPPAGAWLEKIVEADAHHGAVDLAADSIARWLDANAESFSGLISRRLPGWVPKLAHRFVDDTAYNEAVKFVRAVQADPKHPARIAVDGYLARLADSLQNDPETRAKLENAKSSLFDSPRVGALAAEAWNTAKNGLLTALADPESGLRVRAAQALQEIGERLTTDAALQRRVDTWVSDAAVFLVDRYRHDIASIITDTVERWDPVETTEKIELMVGRDLQYIRLNGTFVGALAGLAIFTIAHLLIPGV; translated from the coding sequence ATGCCGCGAACACCGATGGCGCTCCTGTCGCCCGCAGACCAGGTACGACTTCGCGCTCTTCGACGGATGAAGGCGGTGGCCCTCGGGGCACTGATCTTCATGGCGGTCGTGTTCGTGATCGCGTTCGCGTTCCAGGAGCGGCAGCCGTGGCTCGGCTACGTGCGTGCCGCCGCCGAGGGCGGAATGGTCGGCGCGCTCGCCGACTGGTTCGCGGTGACGGCGCTCTTCCGGCGCCCGCTCGGCCTGCCGATCCCGCACACGGCGATCATCCCGAATCGCAAGGACGAGATCGGCCGCACGCTGGGCGAGTTCGTCGAGACGAACTTCCTCGAGGCGAGCGTCGTGCGCACCAAGCTCGCCAGCACCGCGATCGCGAAGCGCGCCGGGGAGTGGCTGCGAGCGCCCGCCCACGCCGAGCGTGTCGGCGCGGAGGGCGCGACGATCGCGACCGCCGTGCTCAACGCTCTCAGCGACGACGACGTGCGCGACCTCATCACCGACCTGGCCCGTGAGCACCTCGTCTCCCCCGAGTGGGGCCCGCCCGCCGGTGCTTGGCTCGAGAAGATCGTCGAGGCGGATGCTCACCACGGAGCGGTCGACCTCGCGGCCGACAGCATCGCGCGCTGGCTGGACGCCAACGCCGAGTCGTTCTCGGGGCTCATCTCGCGGCGGCTCCCGGGGTGGGTGCCGAAGCTCGCGCACCGCTTCGTCGACGACACCGCCTACAACGAGGCCGTGAAGTTCGTGCGTGCGGTGCAGGCCGACCCGAAGCATCCCGCGCGCATCGCCGTCGACGGCTACCTCGCCCGCCTGGCCGACAGCCTGCAGAACGACCCGGAGACCAGGGCGAAGCTCGAGAACGCGAAGTCGTCGCTGTTCGACAGCCCTAGGGTCGGCGCCCTCGCCGCCGAGGCGTGGAACACCGCGAAGAACGGACTGCTCACCGCCCTCGCCGACCCCGAGAGCGGGCTGCGGGTGCGCGCGGCGCAGGCTCTGCAGGAGATCGGCGAGCGACTGACGACGGATGCCGCGCTGCAGCGCCGCGTCGACACGTGGGTGTCGGATGCGGCCGTGTTCCTCGTCGACCGCTACCGCCACGACATCGCGTCGATCATCACCGACACCGTCGAGCGATGGGACCCCGTCGAGACAACCGAGAAGATCGAGCTCATGGTCGGCCGCGACCTGCAGTACATCCGCCTCAACGGCACGTTCGTCGGCGCGCTCGCGGGCCTCGCGATCTTCACCATCGCGCACCTGCTGATCCCCGGGGTCTGA
- a CDS encoding AAA family ATPase: MSGTHASGKSTLISEFHAAHPEYSVLGDPFDDIESEAPTGAASFVAQLRVTVSRLRETAGEGSVISERGPVDFLAYLTALEMLGRGDGALLSRAQELVESSLTHIDLIAVVALDARHPIDVPDDEDPELREAMESALLDALDDLERAGDGPPIVTLTGSPGERLTQLEKAAGL; encoded by the coding sequence GTGTCGGGCACGCACGCGAGCGGCAAGAGCACGCTGATCTCCGAATTCCACGCAGCTCATCCCGAATACTCGGTGCTCGGCGACCCTTTCGACGACATCGAGTCGGAGGCGCCGACTGGCGCGGCCAGCTTCGTCGCGCAGCTCCGCGTCACGGTCTCCCGCCTGCGAGAGACTGCGGGCGAGGGCTCCGTCATCTCGGAACGCGGCCCTGTGGACTTCCTCGCCTACCTCACTGCGCTCGAGATGCTGGGGCGCGGTGACGGCGCCCTGCTCTCGCGGGCGCAGGAGCTGGTCGAGTCGTCGCTGACCCACATCGATCTGATCGCCGTCGTAGCGCTGGATGCGCGGCACCCGATCGACGTTCCCGACGACGAGGACCCGGAGCTCCGAGAAGCTATGGAGAGCGCCCTTCTCGATGCGCTCGACGACCTGGAACGTGCCGGTGATGGGCCGCCGATCGTGACGCTCACGGGGAGCCCGGGCGAGCGACTCACGCAGCTGGAGAAGGCTGCCGGCCTCTGA
- a CDS encoding metal-sensitive transcriptional regulator codes for MIEDIKKRALHRTSILEGQMRGVARMIENEEYCMDIITQSRAIQRSLESLNRLLLENHLRTHVTHMFDEGGEERDKAVAELLKAFDFDRK; via the coding sequence GTGATCGAAGACATCAAGAAGCGCGCCCTGCACCGCACCAGCATCCTCGAGGGTCAGATGCGCGGCGTCGCGCGGATGATCGAGAACGAGGAGTACTGCATGGACATCATCACGCAGTCCCGCGCGATCCAGCGGTCACTGGAGTCGTTGAACCGTCTGCTGCTCGAGAACCATCTGCGCACTCACGTGACGCACATGTTCGACGAGGGCGGGGAGGAGCGCGACAAGGCTGTCGCCGAGCTTCTCAAGGCGTTCGACTTCGACCGCAAGTAG